The Mycteria americana isolate JAX WOST 10 ecotype Jacksonville Zoo and Gardens chromosome 18, USCA_MyAme_1.0, whole genome shotgun sequence genome window below encodes:
- the ECE1 gene encoding endothelin-converting enzyme 1 isoform X1, translating to MMSTYKRATLDDEDPLDSISEGDGYPNGFQVNFRGSRSSLGCWAERTRAEKQLVVLVGVLAAVLAACLLGLIFQYRARPPAVCLSEACISVTSSILSSLDRAVNPCEDFFSYACGGWIKANPLPDGHSRWGTFNNLWEHNQAIMKHLLENTTANVSSEAERKAQRYYQACMNESKIEELRATPLMELIQKLGGWNITGSCAGDNFNATLREVTAHYRTSPFFSVYVSADSKNSNSNVIQVDQSGLGLPSRDYYLNKTENEKVLAGYLNYMVQLGMFLGGTDEESTRQQMQQILDFETALANITIPQEKHRDEEVIYHKMTAGDLKELAPAVDWMPFLSTVFYPVELNESEPVVVYAKEYLEQVSDLILATDKCLLNNYMIWNLVRKTSPFLDQRFQDAEEKFMEVMYGTKKTCLPRWKFCISDTDNNLGFALGAMFVKATFAEDSKQVAEEMIAEIKTAFEESLETLQWMDKETRKSAKEKADAIYNMIGYPKFIMDPKELDKVFNDYEAVSDLYFENVMQFYNFSARVTADQLRKAPNRDQWSMTPPTVNAYYSPTKNEIVFPAGILQAPFYTRASPKSLNFGGIGVVVGHELTHAFDDQGREYDKDGNLRPWWKNSSVEAFKRQTECMVEQYGNYTVNGEAVNGKHTLGENIADNGGLKAAYRAYQNWLKKNGDEETLPTLGLTNHQLFFVGFAQVWCSVRTPESSHEGLITDPHSPSRFRVIGTVSNSREFAEHFGCPLGSPMNPPKKCEVW from the exons ATG ATGTCGACCTACAAGCGGGCGACGTTGGATGATGAAGACCCCCTGGACTCCATCAGCGAAGGCGATGGATACCCCAACGGCTTCCAG GTGAACTTCCGCGGCTCGAGGAGCAGCCTGGGGTGCTGGGCTGAGCGGACGCGTGCCGAGAAGCAGCTCGTGGTGCTGGTGGGGGTGCTGGCGGCCGTGCTGGCGGCATGTCTGCTGGGTCTCATCTTCCAGTACAGAGCCC GGCCGCCTGCCGTGTGCCTGTCGGAAGCCTGCATCTCCGTCACCAGCTCCATCCTCAGCTCGCTGGACCGGGCGGTCAATCCCTGCGAGGACTTTTTCAGCTACGCCTGTGGGGGCTGGATCAAGGCCAACCCCCTTCCCGATGGCCACTCACGCTGGGGCACCTTCAACAACCTCTGGGAGCACAACCAGGCCATCATGAAGCATCTGCTGG AAAACACCACGGCCAACGTGTCGAGCGAGGCAGAGCGCAAGGCGCAGCGTTATTACCAAGCCTGCATGAACGAGAGCAAGATCGAGGAGCTGCGTGCCACCCCGCTCATGGAGCTCATCCAAAAG CTGGGTGGCTGGAACATCACAGGTTCCTGCGCAGGGGACAACTTCAACGCGACGCTGCGGGAGGTGACGGCACATTACCGCACCTCGCCCTTCTTTTCCGTCTACGTCAGCGCCGACTCCAAAAACTCCAACAGCAACGTCATCCAGGTGGATCAGTCGGGGTTAGGCCTGCCGTCGCGGGATTACTACCTGAACAAGACGGAGAATGAGAAG GTGCTCGCCGGGTACCTGAACTACATGGTGCAGCTGGGGATGTTCCTGGGAGGCACCGATGAGGAGTCGACGCGGCAGCAGATGCAGCAGATCTTGGACTTCGAGACAGCGTTGGCCAACATCACCATCCCGCAGGAGAAGCACCGGGATGAGGAAGTCATCTACCATAAAATGACAGCTGGAGACCTGAAG GAGCTGGCGCCGGCCGTGGACTGGATGCCCTTCCTCTCTACGGTCTTCTACCCTGTGGAGCTCAACGAGTCGGAGCCTGTCGTGGTCTACGCCAAGGAGTACCTGGAGCAGGTCTCTGACCTCATCCTGGCCACCGATAAATG TCTCCTCAACAACTACATGATCTGGAACCTGGTGCGGAAAACCAGCCCCTTCCTTGACCAGCGCTTCCAGGATGCAGAGGAGAAATTCATGGAAGTGATGTATGGGACAAAGAAG ACCTGCCTCCCACGTTGGAAATTTTGTATCAGTGACACGGACAACAACCTGGGCTTCGCCCTGGGGGCCATGTTTGTCAAGGCCACCTTCGCTGAGGACAGCAAGCAGGTG GCAGAGGAAATGATTGCGGAGATTAAAACAGCCTTCGAGGAAAGCCTGGAGACCCTGCAGTGGATGGACAAAGAGACGAGGAAATCGGCCAAAGAGAAG GCAGATGCCATCTACAACATGATTGGCTACCCCAAGTTCATCATGGACCCCAAGGAGCTGGATAAAGTCTTTAATGAC TATGAGGCTGTGTCCGACCTCTACTTCGAGAATGTCATGCAGTTTTACAACTTCTCGGCCAGGGTCACCGCCGACCAGCTCCGGAAAGCGCCAAACCGGGACCA GTGGAGCATGACACCTCCAACGGTCAACGCGTACTACTCTCCCACCAAGAATGAGATTGTCTTCCCTGCCGGCATCCTCCAGGCCCCTTTTTACACCCGTGCGTCTCCCAA GTCGCTGAATTTTGGTGGGATCGGCGTGGTGGTGGGCCATGAGTTGACACACGCCTTTGATGACCAAG GCCGGGAATATGACAAGGACGGCAACCTGCGTCCCTGGTGGAAGAACTCCTCGGTGGAGGCCTTCAAGCGTCAGACAGAGTGCATGGTGGAGCAGTATGGCAACTACACCGTCAACGGCGAGGCCGTCAATGGCAAGCACACCCTTGGGGAGAACATCGCTGACAATGGGGGCCTCAAGGCTGCCTACCGG GCATATCAAAACTGGCTGAAGAAGAATGGGGATGAGGAAACCCTCCCGACCCTCGGCCTCACCAACCACCAGCTCTTCTTTGTTGGCTTCGCCCAG GTGTGGTGTTCGGTTCGCACGCCGGAGAGCTCGCACGAGGGACTCATCACCGACCCCCACAGCCCCTCGCGTTTCCGTGTCATCGGCACAGTCTCCAACTCCCGGGAGTTTGCGGAGCATTTCGGCTGCCCCCTCGGCTCCCCCATGAATCCCCCCAAGAAGTGCGAAGTCTGGTGA
- the ECE1 gene encoding endothelin-converting enzyme 1 isoform X2, with amino-acid sequence MSTYKRATLDDEDPLDSISEGDGYPNGFQVNFRGSRSSLGCWAERTRAEKQLVVLVGVLAAVLAACLLGLIFQYRARPPAVCLSEACISVTSSILSSLDRAVNPCEDFFSYACGGWIKANPLPDGHSRWGTFNNLWEHNQAIMKHLLENTTANVSSEAERKAQRYYQACMNESKIEELRATPLMELIQKLGGWNITGSCAGDNFNATLREVTAHYRTSPFFSVYVSADSKNSNSNVIQVDQSGLGLPSRDYYLNKTENEKVLAGYLNYMVQLGMFLGGTDEESTRQQMQQILDFETALANITIPQEKHRDEEVIYHKMTAGDLKELAPAVDWMPFLSTVFYPVELNESEPVVVYAKEYLEQVSDLILATDKCLLNNYMIWNLVRKTSPFLDQRFQDAEEKFMEVMYGTKKTCLPRWKFCISDTDNNLGFALGAMFVKATFAEDSKQVAEEMIAEIKTAFEESLETLQWMDKETRKSAKEKADAIYNMIGYPKFIMDPKELDKVFNDYEAVSDLYFENVMQFYNFSARVTADQLRKAPNRDQWSMTPPTVNAYYSPTKNEIVFPAGILQAPFYTRASPKSLNFGGIGVVVGHELTHAFDDQGREYDKDGNLRPWWKNSSVEAFKRQTECMVEQYGNYTVNGEAVNGKHTLGENIADNGGLKAAYRAYQNWLKKNGDEETLPTLGLTNHQLFFVGFAQVWCSVRTPESSHEGLITDPHSPSRFRVIGTVSNSREFAEHFGCPLGSPMNPPKKCEVW; translated from the exons ATGTCGACCTACAAGCGGGCGACGTTGGATGATGAAGACCCCCTGGACTCCATCAGCGAAGGCGATGGATACCCCAACGGCTTCCAG GTGAACTTCCGCGGCTCGAGGAGCAGCCTGGGGTGCTGGGCTGAGCGGACGCGTGCCGAGAAGCAGCTCGTGGTGCTGGTGGGGGTGCTGGCGGCCGTGCTGGCGGCATGTCTGCTGGGTCTCATCTTCCAGTACAGAGCCC GGCCGCCTGCCGTGTGCCTGTCGGAAGCCTGCATCTCCGTCACCAGCTCCATCCTCAGCTCGCTGGACCGGGCGGTCAATCCCTGCGAGGACTTTTTCAGCTACGCCTGTGGGGGCTGGATCAAGGCCAACCCCCTTCCCGATGGCCACTCACGCTGGGGCACCTTCAACAACCTCTGGGAGCACAACCAGGCCATCATGAAGCATCTGCTGG AAAACACCACGGCCAACGTGTCGAGCGAGGCAGAGCGCAAGGCGCAGCGTTATTACCAAGCCTGCATGAACGAGAGCAAGATCGAGGAGCTGCGTGCCACCCCGCTCATGGAGCTCATCCAAAAG CTGGGTGGCTGGAACATCACAGGTTCCTGCGCAGGGGACAACTTCAACGCGACGCTGCGGGAGGTGACGGCACATTACCGCACCTCGCCCTTCTTTTCCGTCTACGTCAGCGCCGACTCCAAAAACTCCAACAGCAACGTCATCCAGGTGGATCAGTCGGGGTTAGGCCTGCCGTCGCGGGATTACTACCTGAACAAGACGGAGAATGAGAAG GTGCTCGCCGGGTACCTGAACTACATGGTGCAGCTGGGGATGTTCCTGGGAGGCACCGATGAGGAGTCGACGCGGCAGCAGATGCAGCAGATCTTGGACTTCGAGACAGCGTTGGCCAACATCACCATCCCGCAGGAGAAGCACCGGGATGAGGAAGTCATCTACCATAAAATGACAGCTGGAGACCTGAAG GAGCTGGCGCCGGCCGTGGACTGGATGCCCTTCCTCTCTACGGTCTTCTACCCTGTGGAGCTCAACGAGTCGGAGCCTGTCGTGGTCTACGCCAAGGAGTACCTGGAGCAGGTCTCTGACCTCATCCTGGCCACCGATAAATG TCTCCTCAACAACTACATGATCTGGAACCTGGTGCGGAAAACCAGCCCCTTCCTTGACCAGCGCTTCCAGGATGCAGAGGAGAAATTCATGGAAGTGATGTATGGGACAAAGAAG ACCTGCCTCCCACGTTGGAAATTTTGTATCAGTGACACGGACAACAACCTGGGCTTCGCCCTGGGGGCCATGTTTGTCAAGGCCACCTTCGCTGAGGACAGCAAGCAGGTG GCAGAGGAAATGATTGCGGAGATTAAAACAGCCTTCGAGGAAAGCCTGGAGACCCTGCAGTGGATGGACAAAGAGACGAGGAAATCGGCCAAAGAGAAG GCAGATGCCATCTACAACATGATTGGCTACCCCAAGTTCATCATGGACCCCAAGGAGCTGGATAAAGTCTTTAATGAC TATGAGGCTGTGTCCGACCTCTACTTCGAGAATGTCATGCAGTTTTACAACTTCTCGGCCAGGGTCACCGCCGACCAGCTCCGGAAAGCGCCAAACCGGGACCA GTGGAGCATGACACCTCCAACGGTCAACGCGTACTACTCTCCCACCAAGAATGAGATTGTCTTCCCTGCCGGCATCCTCCAGGCCCCTTTTTACACCCGTGCGTCTCCCAA GTCGCTGAATTTTGGTGGGATCGGCGTGGTGGTGGGCCATGAGTTGACACACGCCTTTGATGACCAAG GCCGGGAATATGACAAGGACGGCAACCTGCGTCCCTGGTGGAAGAACTCCTCGGTGGAGGCCTTCAAGCGTCAGACAGAGTGCATGGTGGAGCAGTATGGCAACTACACCGTCAACGGCGAGGCCGTCAATGGCAAGCACACCCTTGGGGAGAACATCGCTGACAATGGGGGCCTCAAGGCTGCCTACCGG GCATATCAAAACTGGCTGAAGAAGAATGGGGATGAGGAAACCCTCCCGACCCTCGGCCTCACCAACCACCAGCTCTTCTTTGTTGGCTTCGCCCAG GTGTGGTGTTCGGTTCGCACGCCGGAGAGCTCGCACGAGGGACTCATCACCGACCCCCACAGCCCCTCGCGTTTCCGTGTCATCGGCACAGTCTCCAACTCCCGGGAGTTTGCGGAGCATTTCGGCTGCCCCCTCGGCTCCCCCATGAATCCCCCCAAGAAGTGCGAAGTCTGGTGA